The sequence below is a genomic window from Candidatus Sulfotelmatobacter sp..
AGCGGCGCTGCACCTCTTCGACGCCGGCGTAGCCCGAGATCGTGCCGTCCTGGCTGGGACGCAGCGCCACGATGCCGGCCGAATAGCGGCGCGTCGGCGCCTGAGCAACGCGCTCGTGCACGATTGCGTTGGCCCACTCGCGATAGAGATCGATCTCGTTGGCGGCGCAGTAGAGATCCCAAGCGCGCACCCCCGGCGGACGGCAGCCGATCTCGGAGAACTTGAGGCCCTTCGGACCGAAGAACCATTCCATGTGCGTGGCCGAGGTGCCGATGCCGAGCAGCGGAATCACGCGGCGGCCGAGATCGCGCAGCTCGCGGTAGGCCGGCGCTTCGTCGATGCGATTGGTGGTGATGAACTGCGGCGAGATCCAGCGCGTGCGCATGGCCTCGAGCACGTTGGGGAAGTAGTGGGTGGCGAAGTCCATCGCCACCTGGCCATGGATGCAGATCGTGTCGTAGAAGCCCTCGTGTCCCTCGATGAACTCCTCGACCGCCACCGACGCGCCGCGATCCACGTGCGTCGCCGCGATCGCGCGCTCGAGCTGCCCGTCATCGTCGGCCTGGTGCGTGCCCGAGGCGCCGGCGGCATCACGCGGCTTCAGGATCACCGGATAGCCCACCTGCCGCGCAAACGCCCGCACTTCGTCGGCGCTGGACGCCGCCGTAGATCGCGCGCACGGAATCCCGCCCTGGCGCAACCGTTCCTTCATCGAGGGTTTGTCGCGGCACAACCAGGCGGTTTCTCGCGACGTGCCGGGGATCCCACAGGCCTCGCGCACGATCGCCGCGGTCATGATGTGGGCTTCAACGGTGGCCTCGAGCCGATCCACCCACACCCTTCCCTGCACCCAGCGCACGGCGCGCATCAGCGCGTCTTCATCCACCACCGAGCGCACCTGCTCGTAGTGGGCGAGCCAGCGGCGCAATTCGTCGTCGAGCGACTCCTTGGGCCGCTCACCGATGCCGATCACGGTGGCACCGACCGAGTGCAGTGCGCGCGCGAACTCGCGCTGATTGGCCGGGAAACAAGGCTCGATCAGGATGACGTTCATCGCAGCGCCTCACGCGCGCCCAGGCGCTGGTAGAGCTCCACGTAGGCGAGCGCCGCCTTCCCCCACGAGAAGTCTTCACGCATCCCATTCTTGACCAGCACCCGCCAGGTCTCGGAATCCTGCCAGGCCTCGATCGCGTGATTCATCGCCCAGGTGACTCCCTCGCCGGTGAAATGATCGAACATGAAGCCCGTGCCCTTCTGGGTGTGCGGATTCCACAGCGACACGGTGTCGGCGAGCCCGCCGGTGCGGCGCACCAGCGGCACGGTGCCGTACTTGAGCGAGTACATCTGATTGAGCCCGCACGGTTCGTACCGGGACGGCATCAGGAACAGATCGCAGCCGCCCTCGATCTGGTGAGCGAGCGGCTCGTTGAAGCCGTGCCAGAAGCATACGCGCCCCGGGAAGCGATGCTGCAGCCCGGCGAAGAAGCTCTCGTATTGGGGCTCGCCGCTCCCCAGCACCGCAAGGCGAAGGTTACTGCGCGCGAGGATCACCGGCAGCGGTTCGAACAGCAGGTCGAAGCCCTTCTGGTAGGTGAGGCGCGAGATGATGCCGGCGATCGGCGCTTCGCGCTCGTACTTGAGGCCGAGGCTCTCGTGAAGCGCGACCTTGTTGGCTTCCTTGCGATGCAGGCTGCGGATCGAATAGCGCTGCCTCAAGTGCGAATCGGTTTGCGGATTCCATTCCTCGTAGTCGACGCCGTTCAGAATGCCGACCAGCGAGTCGCGTCGCGATCGCAGCAGCTCGTGGAGCCCGAAGCCATAGCCCTCGGTCTGGATTTCGTGGGCGTAGGTCGGGCTCACCGTGCTCAGCATGTCGGCGTAGAGAATGCCGTGCTTCAGGAATCCGATCAGATTACTGCGCAGGTCGTCCTGGTGGAGCAGGTTCGAGTGGGCGCCGAGATCGAGGTTGGGAACGATCTCGCGCCCGAACACGCCCTGATAGCCGAGATTGTGGATGGTGAGCAGGGTACGTGAGCGCTCGAACAGCTTGTCCCACGCGTAGTGGGTGCGCAGCAGCAGCGGCACCAGCGCGGTCTGCCAGTCGTTGCAGTGGAACACGTCCGGCGCCCAGCCCATGCGCTGGCAGCACTCGATCGCAGCACGTTGCAGCAGCAGGAAGCGCAGGTGCTCGTCCGCGTCGCTGGTGTAGATCGCGGCCCGGTCGAACAAGGGCGCACACTCGATGAGATAGACCCGCAGCTCGGAATCCGGCAGCGGCGCGGTCGAGACGCTGAAGCGATAGTGAGCATGGCCGAGCGACACCGGAATGTCCTGCAGATAGTCCACGCGCCAGATGTCCCTGGCGGCCTCCCGAATGCGCGAGTAGAACGGCAGGAACACGCGCACGTCGTGGCCGAGGCGATGAAGCTCGCGCGGCAGCGCCGCCGACACGTCGGCGAGCCCGCCGGTCTTGGCATAGGGCGCCAGCTCGGCGGTGAGGAACGCGATGCGCAAGGGGGTGGTGTCGGACATGGGATTGGGCTCGGCGCGGTGTCTGCCGGCGGCAAGGGCGAGCGCGACCGGGCGCCGCCTGGCTTTGCCACCTCGCCGAAGGGCTGGCTAGACTACCGGACCTTCATGCCCAACGTCATCTTCGTTGCGCCCTACTTCCTCGAAACGACACTGCGTTTCGTGGACGCCGCGGCCGGCCTGCCGGGGGTTCGACTCGGGCTGGTGAGCACCGATCCCGAGGGCCGTCTGCCGCCCGGGCTCCGCTCGCGGCTCGCCGCGCACTGGCGAGTGGACGATTGCCTCGATCCAGCACAGATCGTGTGGGCCATGGATTCGCTGGCGGGGCGCTTGGGTAAGATCGATCGCGCGATCGCGACGCTCGAAGAGCTGCAGGTGCCGCTGGCCGAGGCGCGGCGCGCGCTCGAGCTGCCCGGCATGTCGGTCGAAGCCGCGCGAAACTTCCGCGAGAAATCGCGCATGAAATCGATCTTCGATTCCGCGCACGTGCCGTGCGCGCGGCATCGGCTGGCGAGCACCGGCGACGACCTCCACGCCTTCGCGCGCGAAGTCGGCTACCCGCTGGTGGTGAAGCCCCCGGCCGGCGCGGGCGCTCGCAATACCTTTCGCGTGGACGATGACGCGCGATTGTCGCAACTGATCGCGGCCGATCCGCCTTCGTCCGCTGATCCCACGCTGGTCGAGGAGTTCATCGTCGGCGACGAGCACTCGTTCGACAGCGTATGCATCGGTGGCAAGCTCGAGTGGTACTCGATCAGCCGCTACTTCCCCACGCCGCTCCACGTGCTCGAGAACCCGTGGATCCAGTGGTGCGTGCTGTTGCCGCGCGACATTTCGGGACCCGAGTACCACGGCATTCGTGACGCCGGAGCGCGTGCGCTCAAGGCGCTCGGCATGGAGACCGGCTTGAGCCACATGGAATGGTTCCGGCGGCGCGATGCCTCGATCGCGATCTCGGAGGTGGCGGCGCGACCGCCCGGCGCCCAGTTCACCACGCTGATCTCGTACGCGCACGATCTCGATCTCTACAAGGCGTGGGCGCGGCTCATGGTGTTCGACGAGTTCGACGTGCCCGCGCGGCGCTGGGCAGTGGGCATCGCGTTCCTGCGCGGACAGGGCCGCGGGCGCGTGACGGCGATTCACGGCGTGGATCGCGTCGCCCCGGAGCTGGGTCCGATCACCGTCGAAGTGAAGCTGCCGCGCGAGGGCGCATCACCGACCGGGACCTACGAGGGTGACGGCTACGTGATGGTGCGCCATCCCGACACCGAAGTCGTCGAGCAGGCGCTGGCGAAGATCGTGAGCAACGTGCGCGTGGAGTTGGGGTGAGCGTGTCCCGGCCGCGAGTGCTGGTGCATGCTGCGGCGTTGCCAGCGGCGATCGGCGCCGCGCTGGCGGCGGTCGCGATGTGCGGCTGCCAGTCGGCGCCGTCTTCATCATCGGCGCCGGCGCCGGATTCGGTGGTGGCGTTGCGCCACCCCGCCGTGCCGCCGCCGTCGGTTCAGATCGCGCAGGTCGAGAGCACGCTGGCGCGCTTCAGCGACGCGCTGGCGACCGGCGATCGTTACAGCCTCGAGGCCATGACCGGCGACGACTTCGAGCTGATCGAGGGCGGGCGAGTCTACAA
It includes:
- a CDS encoding nuclear transport factor 2 family protein; this encodes MSVSRPRVLVHAAALPAAIGAALAAVAMCGCQSAPSSSSAPAPDSVVALRHPAVPPPSVQIAQVESTLARFSDALATGDRYSLEAMTGDDFELIEGGRVYKRDEMIASVQKKLESGSMIRTPVDFDVQLEGPVAWTRYHVVGEFRTPEKRTLISLLETAVLMRREGDWRVMQMSTMGEEVK
- the glgA gene encoding glycogen synthase GlgA, with the protein product MSDTTPLRIAFLTAELAPYAKTGGLADVSAALPRELHRLGHDVRVFLPFYSRIREAARDIWRVDYLQDIPVSLGHAHYRFSVSTAPLPDSELRVYLIECAPLFDRAAIYTSDADEHLRFLLLQRAAIECCQRMGWAPDVFHCNDWQTALVPLLLRTHYAWDKLFERSRTLLTIHNLGYQGVFGREIVPNLDLGAHSNLLHQDDLRSNLIGFLKHGILYADMLSTVSPTYAHEIQTEGYGFGLHELLRSRRDSLVGILNGVDYEEWNPQTDSHLRQRYSIRSLHRKEANKVALHESLGLKYEREAPIAGIISRLTYQKGFDLLFEPLPVILARSNLRLAVLGSGEPQYESFFAGLQHRFPGRVCFWHGFNEPLAHQIEGGCDLFLMPSRYEPCGLNQMYSLKYGTVPLVRRTGGLADTVSLWNPHTQKGTGFMFDHFTGEGVTWAMNHAIEAWQDSETWRVLVKNGMREDFSWGKAALAYVELYQRLGAREALR
- a CDS encoding ATP-grasp domain-containing protein, whose amino-acid sequence is MSAGGKGERDRAPPGFATSPKGWLDYRTFMPNVIFVAPYFLETTLRFVDAAAGLPGVRLGLVSTDPEGRLPPGLRSRLAAHWRVDDCLDPAQIVWAMDSLAGRLGKIDRAIATLEELQVPLAEARRALELPGMSVEAARNFREKSRMKSIFDSAHVPCARHRLASTGDDLHAFAREVGYPLVVKPPAGAGARNTFRVDDDARLSQLIAADPPSSADPTLVEEFIVGDEHSFDSVCIGGKLEWYSISRYFPTPLHVLENPWIQWCVLLPRDISGPEYHGIRDAGARALKALGMETGLSHMEWFRRRDASIAISEVAARPPGAQFTTLISYAHDLDLYKAWARLMVFDEFDVPARRWAVGIAFLRGQGRGRVTAIHGVDRVAPELGPITVEVKLPREGASPTGTYEGDGYVMVRHPDTEVVEQALAKIVSNVRVELG